Proteins found in one Paenibacillus wynnii genomic segment:
- a CDS encoding YqzE family protein, whose product MASKGGDELVKYITEKVVIYMEDPRSRRSEVPKQPWSQKWFGMLPLGLSIWRSKWNRKNKE is encoded by the coding sequence ATGGCTTCAAAGGGTGGTGACGAGTTAGTGAAATATATTACCGAAAAGGTAGTCATATATATGGAAGACCCGCGCAGCCGTCGTTCAGAAGTGCCCAAGCAGCCCTGGTCACAGAAATGGTTTGGGATGCTACCGCTTGGCCTATCCATTTGGCGTAGTAAGTGGAACCGCAAAAACAAGGAATAA
- a CDS encoding YqhG family protein, with the protein MTLTPQQIRTQVMDYLEATECSIIEKSPHHVTVKLSPRADRMLTDRPYYWGFVERTGVVPETLSFNFVFDPEKYDEMTNPSSSAPGTAPASNPQDSILSRYFGVAPTAPWLGPGMIRREDIIYGSKRLRQIWTAAQDEGKCLYLFEEPGARQRTTLFSASYEPWLGVCFKVEMTCDLKCEQLNFIGISLASGVIVDHFEKKLTLGSLQLTPRLPENVHIKPYEMSPTVGTERLEAYLTSKLAELDYSWAEEARERLRLELAIIDVYYEEMLKEPDEEKRLAVEEQYSRRHKETVWQYEPKVTVSAITYGLFHLRST; encoded by the coding sequence ATGACCCTAACCCCACAGCAAATTAGAACACAAGTCATGGATTACCTGGAAGCTACAGAATGCTCCATTATTGAAAAGTCACCACATCATGTTACGGTGAAGCTCTCACCGCGTGCGGACCGGATGCTGACAGACCGTCCTTATTACTGGGGGTTCGTAGAGCGAACGGGTGTTGTTCCGGAGACTCTATCCTTTAATTTCGTTTTTGATCCAGAGAAATACGATGAAATGACGAATCCAAGCAGTAGTGCACCGGGGACAGCCCCGGCTTCTAATCCACAGGACAGCATTCTATCCCGCTACTTCGGCGTAGCCCCCACAGCCCCGTGGTTGGGACCAGGTATGATTCGCCGGGAGGACATTATCTATGGCAGCAAACGTTTGCGGCAGATTTGGACGGCAGCCCAAGATGAAGGCAAATGCTTATATTTGTTCGAAGAACCTGGGGCCAGACAACGAACCACATTATTCTCGGCGTCCTATGAACCTTGGCTCGGTGTATGTTTTAAGGTTGAAATGACCTGCGATTTAAAATGCGAACAATTGAACTTTATCGGAATATCTCTTGCCAGCGGGGTTATTGTTGATCATTTCGAGAAAAAGCTAACATTGGGATCGCTTCAGCTTACACCCCGCCTCCCGGAAAATGTTCATATAAAACCCTACGAAATGTCTCCAACTGTAGGCACAGAACGGCTGGAGGCCTATCTTACCTCTAAGCTTGCAGAACTGGATTACAGCTGGGCAGAAGAAGCTCGGGAACGTTTGCGGCTGGAGCTGGCCATCATAGACGTGTATTACGAAGAGATGTTGAAGGAGCCGGATGAAGAAAAGCGGTTAGCTGTGGAAGAGCAGTATTCAAGGCGGCATAAAGAAACCGTTTGGCAATACGAACCCAAAGTTACAGTTTCCGCAATAACCTACGGTCTGTTTCATCTGCGAAGTACGTAG
- a CDS encoding divergent polysaccharide deacetylase family protein produces MKERLRCGWRTLGCRITKVMLIAVTGVVAMIPVPVAVAASHAVSPTHTNSARSQVALIIDDLGNGLRGTEEIFNLPVKLTVAVMPFLSTTVADATRAHNRGDDVLLHLPMEPRNGKPEWLGPGAVLATMSDDEVRERVEAALDNVPYAIGINNHMGSKVTSDERVMRIVLSVCRERGLFFVDSKTNFRSVVGKMSEEMGLPRIENQVFLDNTHSSLYVLQQMRLVRQKAMKSHYCVTIGHVGIQGIETAAGIRSGIDEMKGSVEFIGISDLLKAEGKWGTEPRFP; encoded by the coding sequence ATGAAAGAAAGATTGCGCTGCGGGTGGAGAACTCTAGGATGCAGAATAACCAAAGTTATGCTAATAGCTGTGACAGGGGTAGTAGCTATGATTCCTGTACCAGTAGCTGTGGCCGCGAGTCACGCCGTATCTCCAACCCATACGAACTCAGCCCGTAGTCAAGTAGCCCTAATTATTGATGACCTTGGCAATGGATTGAGAGGTACAGAGGAAATATTTAACCTTCCGGTAAAGCTTACGGTCGCGGTGATGCCCTTCTTGTCCACTACAGTAGCAGATGCTACACGCGCCCATAATCGGGGGGATGACGTCCTTCTCCACCTTCCGATGGAGCCTCGTAACGGCAAGCCGGAATGGCTGGGACCCGGAGCGGTCTTAGCAACCATGAGCGATGATGAGGTTCGCGAACGGGTGGAGGCTGCTTTAGATAATGTACCTTATGCAATTGGAATAAATAATCATATGGGCTCTAAAGTCACCAGCGATGAGCGAGTGATGAGGATTGTGTTATCGGTATGCCGTGAAAGAGGTCTATTCTTCGTAGACAGCAAAACCAATTTTAGATCTGTTGTCGGCAAAATGTCGGAGGAAATGGGATTGCCCCGAATAGAGAATCAAGTATTTCTTGATAATACGCATAGCTCATTGTATGTTTTACAGCAAATGCGTCTAGTGAGACAAAAAGCAATGAAATCTCACTACTGTGTAACCATTGGCCATGTGGGCATTCAAGGAATAGAAACTGCCGCAGGCATTCGCAGTGGTATTGATGAAATGAAGGGTAGTGTAGAATTTATAGGAATATCTGATCTGCTAAAGGCTGAAGGGAAATGGGGTACAGAGCCTAGATTTCCGTAA
- a CDS encoding N-acetylmuramoyl-L-alanine amidase, whose product MATGFDYTYAAPEQNSKQSPFILGNDQRVILIDAGHGGVDGGTSYGSTLEKDLTLAISRKLYLILRSNGLDAVLNRFDDYALSDENRWFPSSSRHRRDLTQRKGLADAIPTSVVVSIHVNWAPSSTKNGPLVLYRKEGRSYILAKAIQNQLNQLYDVNIRPEHGKPFFLLNKITATTVIVEAGFISSPIDRVKLYSPQGQKEIAKAIANGIAVYLTEI is encoded by the coding sequence TTGGCAACGGGCTTTGACTATACTTACGCTGCTCCTGAACAAAATTCGAAACAGTCGCCATTTATACTCGGGAATGATCAGCGTGTGATTCTGATTGACGCCGGACATGGCGGTGTCGATGGAGGAACCTCTTACGGTTCAACTCTGGAAAAAGACCTTACACTTGCAATATCACGCAAGCTGTATTTAATTTTGCGAAGTAACGGTTTAGATGCTGTTCTAAATCGTTTCGATGATTATGCACTCAGCGATGAGAACCGATGGTTCCCTAGCTCATCTCGTCATCGTCGTGATTTAACCCAGCGGAAAGGACTGGCTGACGCTATTCCCACTTCTGTGGTTGTCAGCATACATGTAAATTGGGCACCTTCTTCAACCAAGAATGGGCCGCTTGTCCTGTATCGTAAGGAAGGGCGCAGCTACATCCTGGCAAAGGCGATTCAAAATCAGCTAAATCAGCTGTATGACGTCAATATCAGACCTGAGCATGGAAAGCCGTTCTTTCTGCTAAATAAAATAACCGCCACAACAGTAATTGTTGAGGCGGGATTTATTAGCAGTCCTATTGATCGGGTCAAGCTCTACAGTCCACAAGGCCAGAAGGAAATAGCAAAAGCCATTGCCAACGGAATTGCTGTATACCTTACGGAAATCTAG
- a CDS encoding DEAD/DEAH box helicase, protein MTQLFRSSMPEKGLESTPVMPVPLSFDRSWLMDLESRLDKGGPWGDWKLSQLAVQGEESDLVTSFTELQCMKHLSGLSPLPHQMDTAHKVLFQMSGRAILADEVGLGKTIEAGLILKEYIVRGLVSKVLILVPASLVLQWVRELNSKFGISAVAQKKLYSWDNNIVVASMDTAKRDPHKEILLNNEYDLLIIDEAHKLKNKKTTNYIFVQQLRKKYCLLLTATPVQNDLGELFNLITLLKPGQLGNQSDFASNFVVDKRLPKNEEQLKGALSKVMIRNRRGEGPVVFTKRKVRNIPLTLSAEEKVLYDGVTAFVKDQYQESGGNLTSMLSLVTLQREVCSSRDAVFLTLVNLMKKLPPDSPKRERMMDLLQMIRTVKTNTKAETTIALIKEMNEKVIVFTEYRATQEYLMQYFRDHGIQCVPYSGGMNRGKKDWMMDLFRGRAQVMIATEAGGEGINLQFCHHMINFDLPWNPMRVEQRIGRVHRLGQEHDVVIYNLSTEGTIEEHILHLLHEKINMFEMVIGGLDVILERFEKKESLEKSLYKIILEAGSDEELRNKVDLIGESLSELKDGAT, encoded by the coding sequence ATGACACAATTATTCCGCAGTTCCATGCCCGAAAAGGGGCTGGAGTCTACACCCGTAATGCCGGTTCCTCTATCCTTTGACCGCAGTTGGCTGATGGATTTGGAGTCTAGACTAGACAAAGGCGGCCCTTGGGGAGACTGGAAATTATCACAGCTAGCTGTTCAAGGTGAGGAATCCGATTTAGTCACAAGCTTCACGGAGCTGCAGTGTATGAAGCATTTATCCGGACTGTCCCCTCTACCCCACCAGATGGATACGGCACATAAAGTGCTGTTTCAAATGTCTGGGCGGGCGATCCTTGCTGATGAAGTGGGATTGGGAAAGACGATCGAAGCAGGGCTTATTTTAAAAGAATATATCGTTCGCGGACTTGTCTCCAAAGTTCTTATCCTCGTGCCTGCTTCTCTAGTTCTACAGTGGGTGCGCGAGTTGAATTCCAAGTTCGGGATCTCGGCTGTTGCCCAGAAAAAATTATATTCTTGGGATAATAATATCGTCGTTGCCTCAATGGACACTGCCAAACGAGATCCCCATAAAGAGATTCTGCTGAATAATGAATACGATTTGTTGATTATCGATGAAGCGCATAAGTTGAAAAATAAAAAAACGACCAATTATATATTTGTACAACAGCTGCGTAAAAAATATTGTTTACTGCTCACTGCCACTCCTGTACAGAATGATCTGGGCGAATTGTTTAACCTAATCACACTGCTGAAGCCGGGTCAACTTGGCAATCAGAGCGATTTCGCCAGCAATTTTGTCGTGGATAAACGGCTGCCTAAAAATGAAGAACAGCTTAAAGGCGCGCTTTCCAAAGTCATGATTCGAAATCGACGGGGAGAGGGTCCGGTAGTCTTTACAAAACGTAAGGTCCGAAATATTCCACTCACTCTGTCAGCCGAGGAAAAAGTATTATATGACGGAGTTACCGCTTTTGTCAAAGACCAATATCAGGAGTCCGGCGGCAATCTTACAAGTATGCTTTCATTGGTTACGCTTCAACGGGAAGTCTGTAGTAGCCGGGATGCTGTATTCCTTACTCTGGTCAATTTGATGAAGAAGCTCCCTCCCGACTCCCCAAAACGCGAGCGTATGATGGATTTACTGCAGATGATCCGTACCGTCAAAACCAATACCAAAGCCGAAACAACCATCGCGCTTATCAAAGAGATGAATGAAAAGGTTATTGTGTTCACCGAATACCGGGCCACTCAAGAGTATTTAATGCAGTATTTTCGGGATCATGGTATCCAATGCGTTCCTTATTCCGGTGGTATGAACCGTGGCAAAAAGGACTGGATGATGGATTTATTCCGCGGGCGTGCTCAGGTGATGATAGCAACGGAAGCCGGAGGCGAAGGTATTAACCTGCAATTTTGCCATCATATGATCAATTTCGATCTTCCCTGGAACCCTATGCGGGTAGAACAGAGAATCGGACGTGTTCATCGGTTGGGCCAAGAGCATGATGTTGTCATCTATAATTTGTCCACTGAAGGCACTATTGAAGAGCATATTCTTCATTTACTTCATGAAAAAATTAATATGTTCGAGATGGTCATTGGCGGGCTGGATGTAATTCTGGAGCGTTTCGAGAAAAAGGAATCACTGGAGAAAAGTCTCTATAAAATTATTCTCGAAGCAGGAAGCGACGAGGAACTTCGAAATAAAGTGGATCTAATCGGTGAATCGTTAAGTGAATTGAAAGATGGTGCAACATGA
- a CDS encoding glycoside hydrolase family 2 protein has protein sequence MIDYELLPKASFYYARKFFHPILLSIDHEPGEPLKLWVVNDTLDSYQGKVIIQVITFDGTEVYRRDWVAEVTSNQAVFLGQAEEGEIINGNLPEQVIVKVSAEGSAAPDNYYYLRDPKDLLLQNSQLEVVADEELQTVTIKAGSILARMVKIDLPQGRIRLSDNYFDLLPKEERTIKVSHRDGTHVFFAELSVSTFN, from the coding sequence ATGATAGATTATGAGCTGTTGCCGAAAGCTTCTTTTTATTATGCCCGTAAATTCTTTCATCCTATATTGTTATCTATTGACCATGAACCGGGTGAGCCGCTGAAGCTGTGGGTGGTTAACGACACTTTAGATTCTTATCAGGGAAAAGTGATCATACAAGTGATTACTTTTGATGGTACCGAAGTATACCGAAGGGATTGGGTTGCTGAGGTTACCAGCAATCAAGCTGTATTTCTGGGTCAGGCAGAGGAGGGAGAGATAATTAACGGCAACCTGCCTGAACAGGTGATCGTAAAAGTGTCAGCGGAGGGATCTGCGGCACCGGATAATTATTACTACCTGCGAGATCCGAAGGATTTGTTGCTGCAGAATTCGCAGCTTGAGGTTGTTGCAGATGAAGAACTGCAGACCGTAACGATTAAAGCGGGGTCTATTTTAGCCCGAATGGTCAAAATCGATTTGCCTCAAGGCAGGATCCGCTTGAGTGATAACTATTTTGATCTGCTTCCTAAGGAGGAACGTACCATAAAGGTCAGTCATCGAGACGGGACGCATGTGTTTTTTGCAGAATTGAGTGTTAGTACATTCAATTAA
- a CDS encoding HAD family hydrolase produces the protein MKFSAVIFDKDGVIIDTQPIHFRVFNEFCREFNWDIPSEQYETYIGITSIELFTRIKEIYNVQYSVMELVELFQNKYLHEIALLKNEKPIKGVDQLIKALYGQGIKLAIASSASRKKIKMVLQMFELEPYFDVIVSGFEVEKSKPFPDIFLRAAEQLGVPTSECVVIEDSTHGISAAKAANIFCIGYQNPMGKQNLSQADRIVDDFSELLKSDFIYGHKY, from the coding sequence ATGAAATTTTCAGCAGTAATATTTGACAAGGATGGAGTTATCATTGACACCCAACCGATTCATTTTCGTGTGTTCAATGAATTCTGTCGAGAATTTAATTGGGATATACCCTCAGAACAGTATGAAACTTATATAGGTATAACATCCATTGAGTTGTTCACAAGAATAAAAGAAATATATAACGTTCAATATTCAGTTATGGAATTGGTTGAATTATTTCAAAATAAATATCTGCATGAAATAGCTTTATTGAAAAATGAGAAGCCAATCAAGGGAGTTGACCAACTAATTAAAGCATTATATGGACAAGGAATCAAACTTGCAATTGCTTCTTCAGCATCAAGGAAAAAAATTAAAATGGTGCTACAAATGTTTGAACTTGAACCTTATTTTGATGTGATTGTAAGTGGCTTTGAAGTGGAGAAATCAAAACCATTCCCTGACATATTTTTGAGAGCTGCAGAACAGTTGGGAGTACCTACAAGTGAGTGTGTGGTGATTGAAGATTCAACTCACGGTATATCTGCCGCCAAAGCGGCGAATATCTTCTGCATTGGATACCAAAATCCCATGGGTAAACAAAATTTATCACAAGCAGATAGAATAGTAGATGATTTTTCAGAGTTGCTAAAGAGTGACTTTATCTACGGTCATAAATATTAA
- a CDS encoding adenosylcobalamin-dependent ribonucleoside-diphosphate reductase, whose product MSTVERNQRLEGLSEKIFLDRYAWKDADSNNAKVGDVVLVLTKDDPKFPTKEVGEIVERSGQIVTVKTRRGEHVQTDVEKLTLNIEKTPEEMWDRLAGAMASVEKTPELQQEWTGKFRSILDDWKLVPGGRIAAGAGASEELTLFNCYVVPSPKDSRGGIMQTLSEMTEIMARGGGVGINLSSLRPRRAIVRGVNGSSSGSVSWGGLFSYTTGLIEQGGSRRGALMLMINDWHPDVVDFITVKQTMGQVTNANLSVCVSNSFMKAVKEDLDWDLVFPDTTYPDYNEIWDGDLDKWKAEGRSVIHYRTVKARDVWQTIIESAWKSAEPGVVFMEYYNQMSNSWYFNPIICTNPCGEQGLPGWGVCNLSAVNLSKFYDEEKHDVDWEDLATTTRYSVRFLDNVIDKTPYHFPENEANQKLERRVGLGTMGLAELMIKLNIRYGSPESLEFLDKLYGFMAREAYLASAEIAGEKGSFQAFDTEKYLLSGFMKNITETYPEVGAAIRENGMRNVTVITQAPTGSTGTMVGTSTGIEPYFAFKYYRQSRLGFDEQFVPIAQEWLEAHPGEELPEYFVTSMDLSAKDHIRAQAAIQRWVDSSISKTANCPADFTVEETAELYEMAFDLGCKGVTIYRDGSRDVQVLQTENKEEKKDAPIKEEVVESAASEAELTDPVAANAAVASPVPQATANELDKQYKKRPQILRGATYKINTPFGMAYITINDLDGTPAEIFLNVGKAGSDVFAMAEALGRVCSLFLRYGDHGQKVELLIKHLKGIGGSGAIGFGANRVESIADAVAKALETHVLNNTQDDHIPAPIAATLELEDFTDALNAELNSVTLTDAGHGGHGSHNHATSSRDLCPSCGSASLVNIEGCKTCSNCGYSRCG is encoded by the coding sequence TTGAGTACAGTGGAACGTAATCAGCGTCTAGAGGGCCTGAGCGAGAAAATATTTCTGGACCGTTATGCTTGGAAGGATGCCGACAGTAACAATGCCAAGGTAGGCGATGTCGTACTGGTTCTTACCAAGGACGATCCGAAGTTCCCAACGAAGGAAGTCGGCGAAATTGTGGAGCGCAGCGGTCAAATCGTGACGGTAAAGACTCGCCGAGGCGAGCATGTACAAACCGACGTTGAGAAGCTGACTCTTAATATTGAAAAAACACCTGAAGAAATGTGGGATCGACTGGCAGGAGCTATGGCTTCTGTTGAGAAGACGCCGGAGCTTCAGCAGGAATGGACAGGCAAATTCCGCAGTATTCTGGATGACTGGAAGCTGGTTCCCGGTGGACGTATTGCTGCGGGGGCAGGGGCGAGCGAAGAGCTTACTCTTTTCAACTGCTATGTAGTCCCTTCTCCGAAGGACAGCCGTGGCGGTATCATGCAGACATTATCTGAAATGACGGAAATTATGGCTCGTGGCGGCGGAGTTGGAATTAATCTTTCCTCCTTACGTCCAAGACGAGCAATTGTCCGCGGTGTAAACGGTTCTTCAAGCGGCTCTGTATCCTGGGGCGGTCTGTTCAGTTACACGACAGGACTAATTGAGCAGGGGGGCAGCCGTCGCGGTGCGCTGATGCTGATGATTAATGATTGGCACCCGGATGTAGTGGATTTCATAACCGTGAAGCAAACCATGGGGCAAGTTACCAATGCCAATCTGTCCGTATGTGTGAGCAACAGCTTCATGAAAGCTGTGAAGGAAGATTTGGATTGGGATTTGGTATTCCCGGATACTACGTATCCAGATTACAACGAAATTTGGGACGGAGACCTCGACAAATGGAAAGCCGAAGGGCGCAGCGTTATCCATTACCGTACCGTCAAAGCACGTGACGTATGGCAGACCATTATTGAATCGGCATGGAAGTCGGCAGAGCCTGGTGTTGTCTTCATGGAATACTACAACCAGATGTCCAACAGCTGGTATTTCAATCCTATCATTTGTACAAACCCTTGCGGTGAGCAGGGTCTTCCAGGCTGGGGTGTCTGCAACTTGTCAGCTGTGAATCTCTCTAAATTCTATGACGAAGAGAAACATGATGTAGATTGGGAAGATCTTGCGACTACAACACGTTATTCTGTACGATTCTTGGACAATGTTATTGATAAGACTCCTTACCATTTCCCGGAGAATGAAGCCAATCAGAAGCTCGAACGTCGTGTGGGCCTAGGTACCATGGGATTGGCTGAGCTGATGATCAAGCTCAATATCCGTTACGGAAGTCCTGAATCGCTGGAGTTTTTGGACAAGCTGTACGGCTTCATGGCACGCGAGGCTTACTTAGCTTCTGCTGAGATTGCCGGCGAGAAGGGTTCCTTCCAAGCTTTTGATACTGAAAAATATCTGTTGAGCGGATTTATGAAAAACATCACCGAAACCTATCCGGAAGTAGGCGCAGCCATTCGTGAGAACGGAATGCGCAACGTAACCGTAATCACCCAAGCTCCTACCGGCAGTACCGGAACTATGGTGGGAACTTCAACAGGAATTGAGCCTTATTTTGCCTTTAAATACTACCGCCAAAGCCGTCTCGGCTTCGATGAGCAGTTCGTACCGATTGCGCAAGAATGGCTGGAAGCCCATCCGGGTGAAGAACTTCCTGAATATTTCGTAACTTCAATGGATCTGTCAGCCAAAGATCACATCCGTGCCCAAGCTGCTATTCAACGTTGGGTGGACAGTTCGATTTCCAAGACAGCTAACTGCCCTGCCGATTTCACTGTTGAAGAGACGGCAGAATTGTACGAAATGGCCTTTGATTTAGGCTGTAAAGGTGTAACCATCTACCGTGATGGCAGCCGTGACGTACAAGTACTGCAAACAGAGAACAAGGAAGAGAAGAAGGATGCTCCTATAAAAGAAGAAGTTGTTGAATCAGCAGCTTCTGAAGCTGAACTGACTGATCCTGTAGCTGCAAATGCAGCAGTAGCAAGCCCTGTACCGCAAGCTACCGCTAACGAGCTGGATAAACAATACAAGAAACGCCCGCAGATTCTTCGTGGTGCTACCTATAAGATCAACACGCCATTTGGTATGGCTTATATAACAATCAACGATCTGGATGGAACTCCGGCAGAGATCTTCCTAAATGTAGGCAAGGCTGGTTCTGACGTATTCGCTATGGCAGAAGCTTTAGGTCGTGTCTGCTCCTTGTTCCTCCGTTATGGAGACCATGGTCAAAAGGTTGAACTGTTAATCAAACACTTGAAGGGGATCGGCGGTTCCGGCGCCATTGGATTTGGTGCAAATCGTGTAGAGTCCATAGCCGATGCTGTTGCCAAGGCCTTGGAAACCCATGTGTTGAACAACACGCAAGATGACCACATCCCAGCCCCTATAGCTGCAACTCTGGAACTTGAGGATTTCACGGACGCTTTAAATGCTGAACTGAACTCAGTAACTCTTACAGATGCTGGTCATGGTGGCCACGGCTCGCACAACCATGCAACATCTTCACGTGATCTCTGCCCATCCTGCGGCAGCGCATCCCTGGTGAATATCGAAGGCTGTAAGACTTGCAGTAATTGCGGATATAGCCGGTGTGGGTAA